The Solenopsis invicta isolate M01_SB chromosome 1, UNIL_Sinv_3.0, whole genome shotgun sequence DNA segment GCGTAGTTCAGATGAAAAGAATTCGTAGAAATGTTCAAATTTGACTCGCTGGCCTAGTTTATAATCGCGTTTAGTACCGCTATCTTtacttaaaaattctatttttatagtttctttAATCTGACTAGCTAAACTTTCATTGGAGGTATTTTCACGAATTAAGTCCTTAACGTCGTTAGTACTACTTGATGCGTTGTTTCGGACTGACGAAAAAGTTTGTTTGTTAGTACTGTCACTCAAAAGGCGAGTACCGGGAGGCAAAGCTTCGATAGATGAGATTCTAGGTTTCTTAGCTATTTCCTGACTCTCGACCTCCCTTCGCTTTTGACGACTCTGAACCTCTAAATCTTCTCGCACCTTTTGATGCATATTCATTGTCTTTTCTATTAATGTTTGCaaagctttatatttttcatttaagtcATCGTAACTGAGGGCTGCGTGCCTTCCCTCGTTTGCCTTCTCCATTTCGTTGCTGAGATCTATGTTTTCTgtaataatgaatatattttaagctTATTTTATAGACAGTCGTTTCTCATCTTTTACAGTCGTTATAAATCGTTTGCCGTCGTTACAGATCTTTTACAGTCGTTACAAATCGTTTACCGTCGTTACAGATCTTTTACAGTCGTTACAAATCGTTTACCGTCGTTACAGATCTTTTACAGTCGTTACAAATCGTTTACCGTCGTTACAGATCTTTTACAGTCGTTATTTACCTTTCTCTAAATTCCGCTCAGGTTTATCAGTTCCGGAGAAGGAAGCTGGCACCGTTTGTTTAACTGTCTTTTCCACGGTCTGATCCGTGTCGCCAGTCGTAATACGGTCCTTACTATTATTCCCTCGGATCTCGTTAGCCTCTGTCTGCTCCTTCTTCTTAGACTCAACCAAATTTTTGTGACTGTTCTCGCCTGTACCGTCGCCTGAACCCTGGCTTCCTTCGAGACTTGctatttccttttttaagtCATACCATCTGTCTTTCAACTTTTCTTTACCTAAAAATAGCGAAGTCGAATAACTATATATTGATGCATAAACTGTCATATTTGCAACAAACTCGAAGTTATTTGCTTCTCGATTGTCTTATCCGAACACAGACTTCAACAATTCGGAAACGAATTGTTCGTCCACGAACGTTACTTCCGTTCGTTTCAGAGACAATTCTCGTTGCTTTAGCCTTTCCACGATGAACACAATCGCGTACGGACTAGGCAACCCAAGATTCTCGTATTTTATAGATTCCTCGTTAATTTGTATTACGATTTAATACAACGGCGAATTGGTTGGTCAATTCAGTGACGGTTAAGGATATGAACATCTTTTATTCTCATAACGAGTCATTAGAAGAAAACTTTTATTGTGCACAATACATACTGAGTACTACACTCTCTCCGGCCGCAAACTGCACTGTGAAAAGGTGCTCGTCCAGTTTTATTGTGGCCTGAATGTCCTCCTCATCAATGGACAATGCTTGACTGCATCTGTCTatgatttcttttaaaactGACATTTCGGCCAATCAGTTCGATTGTCTAACAATTTAACTAATCAGATTTCTGAAAGATTATAACGtgatttatactattatttctCTCTATTTCTTTCAACGCCgcatgcaaataaattttttcttttctatttctttcaacATTGCATGCAGGTACGTTTCTAATTCCACGAGTTACTTTCTCGGCACTGTCGCCCTATTGCTATTCGTTCAAGTGCGCCGCAATGGCGTCATCCTTTACAAGGATCGCCACGCGGTCGCATCACCACGCGGTCCATCCGCCATTTTGGATGAAATCCACTTTCCGGAATTTCTTACAAACCGTTTCATCATGCTCAATAGAAATATACATGCACAACTCAATCCTCGATTTTACATAGACACGATGCCTTCGATTTCCCGTAAAAAGAATGCAAAAGGAAACCTGATGTGAGCGTCTTCGGTTCTCGCCTATTGTTCTCCTGTGGCGTTCCCGCTGTGCAAATTCGTCTCGcaataatttctcaattttcCGGCTTTTTCCTAGTCTTCCTTCACTCGACGACTTTTGGCGCAGTGGAAGCGTGCTGGGCCCATAACCTTTTGACACTTTTGATTTGTAAGGTGATCAGTAACACAACAGAGttcacttgaaaaaaaaacgtatttattgTCCATCCGCCTTTTTGGGCTTCTCGTCATCAAGGGAAGCGTATATCTCGCAGTCTCATAGCCTGAACGATGCCAGCGCCAGAAACAGGAAAAGGGTCAACCGAGCAAAGACGTAACTGGAGCGCAACCGGCGCTAACATTCAAATTTAAcagttttcttgaaattaatgCTCCTAAACGTACAAATAAGAATTTTAGAATGCGTACAGACGATTCCTATTATATATCACATACTTCACTTGAAAAAATTCCCAATCCTGATTTTGTAAAAGACTTTGTACTTGATCACATGCATTTAATATGTTTAGGTGTTATGcgtaaattactttatttatggATAAATGGAAATATAGGATGCCATTTACAGTATTATGATATACAGAGAAATTCTGTTGcattggaaaatataaaaagttttacactAAAAGAATTTCCACGTAAACTCATCAAAACTTAAATGctcttgaaaatatataaaattgtggaAAACTgaagaattttgttaaatactttcTATATACTAGTCCAATAGTTTTAAAACCAATAGTATTACGACaagataattacaataatttcattagtTTGCATGTGGcaattagaatattatgtaataaaagcaATATAATCACTTTTATAAGGATTATGCCGAAacgttattaaaacattttattgaatcgttcaaaaaattatatggcAAACATCATATATCACATAAAGTATACAACTTGTGTCATATTATTGACAGAGTCAAAAATTTTggtattttagataattttagtgctttcaaatttgagaaatttatgcagaaattcgaaaaatttttaagataaagtaacaaatctttataaaaattattttgaagatatcACGATACACAAAATATAACGActgaaataaaaagaacaaaaaaaattgtatccaATAAAATCGACATGTCATTGCAATGGTGCATTATTACCTCTATCAAATAATCCACAATACAAATCAGTTGAGTTTaccttttttaaattagatgCAAACAGTCATGCAAACAATTGCTGTGGATTAGAAGatacaagaatattattttgtaacattgcATACAGTTCTGAAAACCAAGAATTAGTAATTATAGGCCATAAGTTTCAAGAAAAGGATAATTATTATGACATACCATgtgatttatttgtttttgatatgtgtgtgtatatatatatatatatatatatatatatatatatacatggtgattcagaacgacccatgtgtccctgtaaagacgtgttcttgaataaattctgagacgatttttcctatacgaaaaatttgtccgatacttactttttgaataataagaggataaagttagcgaatcacgggccgtgtacacatggtagacaaaggcggcgcaactcaccgtccgacacaggtaagcgcccgcgtcggacggtgagttgcgccgcctttgtctaccatgtgtacacggcccgtgattcgctaactttatcctcttattattcaaaaagtaagtgtcggacaaatttttcgtacaggaaaaatcgtctcagaatttattcaagaacacgtctttacagggacacatgggtcattctgaatcaccctgtatatatatatatatatatagtatcatAATTATTTGATCTTAAAATGTGGCCTCTACGCtccgttattaaaaaatatgcaaaatatccatataacaatgataaatttattattatttctcttctgtacaatgaaataattgaaacaGATTTATGGTATAATATTTAAGAGTACTTTCTTCTAATAAACTGAAGCTAATGTATATCAACACAATGGGATATCATAGtatcattgaaaatattttagtatatattacgaacatttttatttgagtgtattattatattatattatattacattgtgtcgtattgtagataaaaataacaaacatgAGCAAAGAAGAAAGTCCCTACTATATTGTTGAAGTTGGTGATGGAATTCAACTTATAGCATGCACTTGGTTCACTACAGCTAAAACTGAAGCATACTGACCTAATTTCATAGACATATCGAAATAAGGGGAAGCTGTATAAAACATGTATCTTGTTGGAAAGAATTAGACTTATACgacgttacaaaaatattaggtAATGCtcgtaagttaaaaattaatatttttatgtatgtatacgtgCAAATATTCTTATGTGATTTTTTGAGTGATTTTTTTGTAGTGATTATTAGAGTTATTAATATTGTCGACAAACCTATAAAAACTAATCTATTTTCTCATTTCAGTATATCCCATTCAGCACAAAGAGATTgtaggaacattgcagaatgcttttattgaaacattgtattataatattgcattttgattgctacaacattgctggaagattgcagcaacattaagatgtccgagtattacattgaaacatcccagcaACATTTCAATGTTATGAGTttatccaaaatatttacataaatattattacaccatataattccaatgaacaaaacaatatttgtgtaacgttttaaaaaacattagttgcataaaaaattctcggaatttttttttttttttaatttccaagCAGTCACCCAtccgcgactccggtgaacgttgcttgatttcagtgatcgctgcgaactgatccttcGTGAtaatctgtaaacactttatgctgatatgtgtatataactcgtagatcagatcaatatacgttatcgaaaaaatgaataattaaaccacagtatttatataaacaaatataaaattatagtttgtttttactaattttgcaaatgcagaatagcatctggaataacttttttgtcatttgtttaaataaaaatgcaattaaaaaatatatatcaatataatacaataattcaattaaatatgaaaaaatttttattaaaaaaacaattaaaaaatattgtttgttcattgggatgtagatcgaggtttcttcatatatggatcTATTTCGTCTACTGATATGAATAttcatgtttctcaacaatactatgatgcacacagcaccacgggaccgcatgcgTTTTTCTAGATATCtcagagtcaacatttgaaggatgtctacAGACATTTATGCAAAGttgatttgcagtcaactctgaaagcctgacttggatgaatcgactcttacagtcgacatatggacggttgtgccgttagggaatgtagagattcatcgaaaatttagtaacgtcgcccgaccttagtttgctaaatgcggatgaataattatggatgagttaaattaatatattattatacgaaaatattctgctttggctttttattgccattactttattaaaaaattatgatattgcaatgtttccggaatattactggcatatgccatgagatgttgtaggcatattgttaatttatgtttctgcaatgtctctatattattgcattgcaatctgcaacattgttacaatgttgctgcaattttctgtgctgtatggaataTAACTTTCAAATCTGCAAACAAAGTTAAAATTAGCAGAAACCTCAAATTTAAATACACTATCTATGTTAGTGacgcaaaaaaatgaaaaaaaaagaaaaataaggactgttaaaaaatttaatagtgacACAGATTCTAATTCACAAATTGTAGAATCTGTGATAAAACCATTTCCAAAACTTAATTCGCACAAAGTTACTCAGAATACGAAAACGAGTGATAGTAAAtgcaaaaatttacaatatatagaCAATCACTCggcatcatcatcaccatcccaattagataataatatatgtgttGACAGGCAGTGATATGTTCTCAGTCGGCATgcagattcaaaaagaattaaaaaagaattcagatttatgtcatcaatttagtGTTTATattgaaatgcaaaaagaattctttttttaaagagttctttttgcatttgaaaatgaattttcaATGATTACAtaagtctgaattctttttgaattctctgtgccgACTGGGCCTATAACTGTACCAAAGAGTAAAAAGAGAGATACAATAACAgagattaatgtaaaaaataagagaataaaaaaCGATAATAGtgagaaaaatgttaaaagtaataaagaaaatttggtCTCGTGTATATCAAATGGTACGTGCcatgtatttgtataattatatatattttataattatgcctTAGATCTCGTTCGGATGGATAAATAATTGTAGTCGTGCGTCTGAGCATGGTATAAATACAAGGGTATGTTCATTACACGTGAAACTACTGCGCATCTCCAAGACTACGACATAGATACGTCATACGTCGGCTGTTATTTAATATGGCTGtcagtaaatttaaatttaattttacaataatggCTTGTAGTGTGAAAGGGTGCggaaattatttaagaaaaactaaaaagaaagacaattctataaaatattttttcttcccAAAAGATCCCGAAATTGTTGTAAAGTGGCGTGAAGCATGcggaaaagaaaacattaatcTTAAAAATGGTAAGctaaatcttttttatgtattggtacattataatatacattatattaataaccaatttaaaataaaacgaatgattaaaaaaattaataattaattatttgtttatagcTAGGATATGTTCCAAGCATTTTCatcacaaaaaatttgcaacaacAACTATTGGAATATCCTCCCTCAAGAGTAAAAAAGTTGCTTCCAAATGCTATTCCCACATTACATCTCAGTACTGCACTACCACTGCCAGCATCCAGCAATGATTTATTTGATACCGGAAGAAGCACTACTCTATCCAACACTTTCACATCCAACAAACTATCGTTGAATACTGGTGGAAGCACAACTCTATCCAACACTTCTACATCCAATGATGGTTCGTCGACTGCGGAAACATTCGATGGAATGTCACCGGCGCACAATACAGAAACTAACATGTCTTTACAAATGTaagtataaataacaaaatttatcatcACGTTCTgcatagaatttttaatattacaatttgcaaaaatttcggacgcatttaaaaaaacacCATCATAGATTTAAATGTGAATcactatatttaatttttatatttttagatgcgATCTTCAACTTCAGTTGGTTACATTGGAGATGTTAAGCAagcaaaaagaaagagaaaatcaaCATTTGGAACAAAGGATGCAAGAATTATTATCAAGTATATTCAGTCCTGGACAAATACGAATGCTTTTGAAGTCCTCAGTAAAGAGAATTAAATGGTCTTTTGAAGATATCGCGCACGCGATATCCTTACGATGTGTGAGTCCAAAGGCATATCGATatatgcaaaatgttttgaaaatgcCGCTTCCTGGATTTTTAACTTAGGGCTatgttcagattccccacccgggTGCACCTAGACATCATtctatctctgtttaacattcggtaaacaacaaagataaaacgacatctaGATGCAcccgggtggggaatctgaacacAGCCTAGAAGGTGGGCAAGTACGGTTGATATTAACCCGGGTGTTTTAACTGCTGTGCTTCATTGCATAAAAGCAAAAAGTAAAAGCATGCAAGATATTCAGAAACTATTGATATTAACGTTTGATGAAGTCTATTTATCTAACAAAATAGCTATAGATCGTAAAATGGAAAAAGTTATTGGTTCGCATAAAGCTTGCCAATGTGTGATGGTACGAAGTTTGTTTGCTTCTTGGAAACAACCAGTGTATTATCAGTTCGATAAATCAATGGATGCATATACTCTCCTCTATATTATTTCACAACTATATGATAGTGGTTATATAGTCGTAGCTATAACTAGCGATATGGGTCCGGGCAATATAAAATTGTAGTCGAAATTAAATATAGGAATGCGTTCTAAAAAatgttactattattaattattactaattttgttattattattaattcacttattttaattattagcaattattgttttctaattctttaatgACATTTTTAGATCAATTCTATTGGAATAAAATACACAAGTATCAatgaaacaaggaaatttttctttcattaataAGCTGCAACGGATGATTTAAATATTCTCTTGCTTGATGATGAGGACCATAATGACTTAAAGAACGTATCGCATCTTATGCTTGATGAATTAATGAAACCATTACCGGATCTTAAAATAAACTACAAGTAGGGCGACGTGGTCAAAGACTTAGAAATCGGAATTACTACGAAATTATCGTTCCTCTAtatgatgatattttatttaaggaacattttaaaatatctcgTGCAACATTCGAggtacatataataaattttatattacatgtgaGACTACAAAGGACGATGGCACTTTAGGGCCGAAATTTGCCCATAACGGGGAACCTGTGaatttggtatatttttatgtttttgggtCTGctgaatttgaatataaaatttaaaattgtccaaagtgcagggaactttatgaaaatacaatatttctacaCAAAAACCTAGTTTTGCAATACATGTTTTCTAATTTTGAACTCAAAGAcctctttttttatgaatttctttaaaagtGGGTCTTTTAAATCACCATATTCATCATATATTCGcatgcacgcgcacgcacaaaaaaaagaaaaaaaaagaaactaaaatataataaaaatatataagaaatataaaaatatttcaaaaaatacaaaaaaatataaaaaaatacaaaaaatattaaaaatattaaaaaaatataaaaaaatataaaaaaagaacataaaaatacaatagGATACTCTTTATGTATCTACGTATATACAGACATATacgggtgtcccagaaagctcgcatcccattttaagagcggattctttggaaaattctaagaagaaaatcctaatacaaaaatatcgaggatataatggttttcaaattattcgcgattaaaatttacgaatcactgagctgacatttcgcgcgctcaggcatggtaata contains these protein-coding regions:
- the LOC105197628 gene encoding uncharacterized protein LOC105197628, which produces MLGYVPSIFITKNLQQQLLEYPPSRVKKLLPNAIPTLHLSTALPLPASSNDLFDTGRSTTLSNTFTSNKLSLNTGGSTTLSNTSTSNDGSSTAETFDGMSPAHNTETNMSLQICDLQLQLVTLEMLSKQKERENQHLEQRMQELLSSIFSPGQIRMLLKSSVKRIKWSFEDIAHAISLRCVSPKAYRYMQNVLKMPLPGFLT